One Drosophila santomea strain STO CAGO 1482 chromosome X, Prin_Dsan_1.1, whole genome shotgun sequence DNA segment encodes these proteins:
- the LOC120455719 gene encoding uncharacterized protein LOC120455719, protein MSAIKPALLLCLILAIGLFLGQGRANPVEGSVPDIPAPDANQLDTDFGEEDATDKPLGIVAIKVRHIQPDPAHCSQLSAHHPHHPQCHSYCKRQGHWVGQCKKNICHCFS, encoded by the coding sequence ATGAGTGCAATTAAGCCCGCCCTGCTGCTCTGCCTGATCCTCGCCATCGGCCTGTTCCTGGGCCAAGGTCGGGCGAATCCCGTGGAGGGGAGTGTTCCCGATATTCCCGCACCCGATGCCAACCAGCTGGACACCGATTTCGGGGAGGAGGACGCCACTGACAAGCCACTGGGCATAGTGGCGATCAAGGTGCGCCACATCCAGCCGGACCCCGCCCACTGCTCCCAGCTCTCggcccaccacccacaccacccCCAGTGCCACAGCTACTGCAAGCGCCAAGGTCACTGGGTGGGCCAGTGCAAGAAGAACATCTGCCACTGCTTCTCCTAG